Within Butyrivibrio fibrisolvens, the genomic segment CGCGGTGGTCTCTTGTCTTGATCAGATTATCTTCTGACACATCACCTTCTGTATAGCATGCATATTTTTGTTCTATAAAAGGAATAAGATCATTACGAAGTTCATGTTTGAAGTTCTCACATCTTGACTCGTCATGTGTATGCTGATCCTCTTCATCGTGATAGAAAGTAGGTGTTACGATTATGCATGGATCGCAGATCTTATCAGCAATCATATTGTCAAGAATCGTTACCGTGTCCGGGAAATCCTTGAACCAGTAATTGTGATTGCATCCGCCACCGTGTAAGAGATACAGAACATTATATTTATTGTTTTCATTATAACCATACGGAAGGTATACCAAAGCTTTCTTGTGAAGAGGTCTTGAATCCTCACCATAAGTCTGCGATTCATATTCGGCAACTTCTATACGTCCCCTGTTTGTAGCCTGTTCCAGCATTTTTGCCGGCATTTCATAGATGTAGTCCATACCCTTTTTTCTCCTTCTTGTGGTGTCTGTAATTTTTTGTCTATAAGGCCTTATAACAGCCTATACCCTATAGATGTAATTATAGCGAAGTAATAAAAGCATTCTCTATTCATTTTTTTACATATAATTCTCAAAAAGTGCGCTTTTTGACCTATCTTTGTTGAAGTACAGGTGGGAAGCTTATAGAATGGTAGTGATGAATTAAAAATCATGCTTAAAGATTGAGAGGTATATAAGATGAAAAAAAGCGTAAGATTGTGCATAGCAATAGTTATTTTGGCAGTATCATTATTTTTCTTTTTCGGAAAAGTAATCCAGTTTGATTTTGAAACCAGCATAAGAGAAAATATGATATCTGAAATGATCGCTGAAATCACAGGCGATGAAGACTTAATGGAAGAGGATCTGTCTATGAAGGAAGCAGTTGATGCTGCTATCGAGGCTATAGATGATGGCATGGCAGATGATTCTATGGAAGAAATCCTTGATGATAATGATGATTTTGAAGAAGGTCTTGATGATCTTAAGGGGATTATTAAGACTATAAGAGATAGCGGATTGTCATATATGGAGCTTGGCAGACTTATGAACTTCATGAACAAATATGACAGTTTTCTTTCATTACCATCTGAAGATCAGGCTACTGTAAACGGAATTAAAATTTTTTCCTATATTATGGTTGGACTGGCATTATTCTGGGCAGTAGTTGGCGTACTCCTTGCACTTGCTAATAAAGGCGCAGGTTTTGTATTGTATATGATTCATTCCTTCCTTAATCTTATCGTAAGTATTCTATTAAAATTTATATTTGAAAGCACTAATAGTGATGTGATAGTAACACAGCCTATAGCACCGATATGCAGTTTCGTGATTGCATTGGTTCTTGTTATCTTCTGGTTTAGCACCAAGAAGAAAGTTGTAGAATGATCCCTGGGGACGGAGACAATGGTCTTTTACTATAGCTAAGGAGTTTTACATGATCATCAATACGGGTCAAAGGACTGATATTCCCGCATTCTATCCCAAGTGGCTTGCAAACAGGTTTAAGGAGCAGGTTGTATGTGTCAGAAATCCTTTTAATAAGGAGCAGGTCAGCAGGTACAGACTTAGTCCTGAAACAGTGGATGTCGTCGGATTCTGTTCCAAGAATCCGGCGCCGTTTTTTGAGTATATGGATCTTGTCAAAGAATATGGACAGTACTGGTTTGTTACTATCACTCCCTATGGAAGGGATATCGAGCCGCATGTTCCTGATAAACACAAGATTTTAGAAGATTTTAAAGTACTCTCTGACATGGTCGGTATTAACAGTATAGGTTGGAGATATGATCCGATCCTTGTTAATGAGAGGTATACAGTAGAGTACCATCTTAAGGCTTTTGAGCAGATGGCAGCAGCTCTTAGCGGCTATACCCGGACTGTAGTTATCAGCTTTATTGATCTATATGAGAAGGTTAAGCGTAATTACCCCCAGGCAAGAGCCGTATCAAGAGAAGATAAGTATTATCTTGGCAAAGAGATAATAAAGATAGCCAAGACCTATGGCATGGTTGTAAGACCCTGCGGTGAAGGGCAGTTCTTATCAGAATACGGTGCTGATTGCAGCGGCTGCATGACAATTGCAACTTATGAGAAGGCTATAGGACAAAAACTTATAGTCCCTAATAAGAAGCCTGCAAGAAAAGAGTGCGCCTGCTATCTTTCAGGAGATATTGGAGCTTATGATAGCTGCGGCCATCTTTGCAGATACTGTTATGCCAATAATGATATAGAAGCTGTAAAAAGAAATATGAAACTGAATGATCCGAATTCTCCTTTCCTGATCGGTAATTACAATGAGACAGACGTGATCCATGATGTTGAGATGAAGTCCTATATTGACAACCAGCTTAGCTTCTTTTGAGACATTGGTGACATATCTATTAGCTACTAAAAGTTATAGGCCGATATAACAGAAAAGGAGTTGTGTCGTTCATGTACACGGAGGTAGATGATTATGACCGGAATCAATATTACTTCGCTAGATAGGCAGGTAAAAGACATTGGGCAGGAAATTTACGCTGCGAATAAAACTAATAAGAATGGCAACATGAATTCGATCTCAGGCGCCAATCTTAAGGGTGAGAGTCTGGTAGATCAGCGCCGTGGGCTTGCCAGAAAGCAGGCTCTTAAGGTTGTCTCAGATGCCTTTGGAGGCGAGAAGAAGCTTGATGCACAGATGCAGGGGATCAAGGATGAGATCAAGCGCCTGCAGGATGTGATCAATGAGAAGAGCACTGATACCAGGGACAATGATGCTAAGTTAAAAGAGCTTCAGGAACAATATGGGATAGACCCGGACAGCGAAGAAAATAAGAATCTTGACCAGCTTGCTCTTAAGATGAATCATTCAAAAGACGGTCTCTCAGACGAAGAGATGGGAAAGCTCTCGGAGTATCAGCAGCAGGCTCTTTACTATGTGGCGAAGAATCAGCAGAATGCGCTTGATATCGACCAGGCCAAGGCTCAGCAGGCAGGGAATGTTCAAGGATATGCAGATATGAAAAGAGAACGTCTTAAATCCCAGGATATGCTCAAAGCACAGGATGCTGCTGAGGAGATCATGGAGGCTTCGAATGATGAGACGGTAGCTCTGTTGACACAGGAAATGATCGACAATGTGGATGAAGAGCAGAAGGAGCGCGAAGAAGAGGCAAAAGAGGCTGCAGAAAAGAAGAAAGAAGAGAAGAAGGAAGAGGCAAAGAAGCTTGAAAAAGAAGCCATGCAGCAGGAAATGATCGAGAACATCAAAGAACATGCTACAGAGAGCCAGAGGACTAGCGCCGATGCAAAAAGAGCTGTCGCAAGGCGTGAGCGCGCTGAAGCAGATAATATCGATGCTGATAGTATGCAGAAGATGATAATCTCAGACGGAGCGTCTATGGAGGATACTCAGGATGCAGTTAACCTTGAGATTAACAATATTCTCAACAAGCTGAGTCTTCTATCAAACGATGTAAAAGGAAGTGCTATAGATGATCAGATTTGACCTGGTAGATTGTATAGAACGTAAATTCAATCTCAGAGGAGGATTATTATGTTAGAAGTAGGAACCAAGGCACCTGATTTTGAACTCCCTGATCAGAACGGGACAATGCATTCTCTAAAGGATTATAGAGGTAAGAAGGTTATTTTGTATTTTTATCCTAAGGACAACACTTCCGGTTGTACTAAGCAGGCTTGCGGCTTTTCAGAAAGGTATCCTCAGTTTAGGGAAAA encodes:
- a CDS encoding alpha/beta hydrolase, whose protein sequence is MDYIYEMPAKMLEQATNRGRIEVAEYESQTYGEDSRPLHKKALVYLPYGYNENNKYNVLYLLHGGGCNHNYWFKDFPDTVTILDNMIADKICDPCIIVTPTFYHDEEDQHTHDESRCENFKHELRNDLIPFIEQKYACYTEGDVSEDNLIKTRDHRAFAGLSLGSMTTYRAAFYNNFDLFAWYGPFSGCCGPFGDRDAEVDRICKTLTDGKSKGYELKYMFCGNGDKDIAYEEHKDIMERAVKASELLIPEKNYSFYVIPGGIHDIKAWQLHLYHALQVFFK
- a CDS encoding DUF1848 domain-containing protein, whose protein sequence is MIINTGQRTDIPAFYPKWLANRFKEQVVCVRNPFNKEQVSRYRLSPETVDVVGFCSKNPAPFFEYMDLVKEYGQYWFVTITPYGRDIEPHVPDKHKILEDFKVLSDMVGINSIGWRYDPILVNERYTVEYHLKAFEQMAAALSGYTRTVVISFIDLYEKVKRNYPQARAVSREDKYYLGKEIIKIAKTYGMVVRPCGEGQFLSEYGADCSGCMTIATYEKAIGQKLIVPNKKPARKECACYLSGDIGAYDSCGHLCRYCYANNDIEAVKRNMKLNDPNSPFLIGNYNETDVIHDVEMKSYIDNQLSFF